Below is a genomic region from Ascaphus truei isolate aAscTru1 chromosome 5, aAscTru1.hap1, whole genome shotgun sequence.
gtgtatcggcgtgcgtggcggggtgctgttaggttgcccaatcacaaatcttgctgaatcaggcgaaacaagcatgtattggatagcacGCCATATTtaaacgtgtactgctaatcattctctgtgttgtttggagtgagagagagacgcacagagctggctgattgaagatttgcatattgactgagagacttgttgtgtattgggtgagctttgtccattgttgttttgtttacatctttgtcttgttttatatgtggaagtgtttcgtgtgattggctgtacatttattgtctgttttttgtgagtgctggaagtatgcccgcaaagcgtgggaagagtgatgctggtgggagtgggagtgctactcgtgcgagtacgcgtcggagtgaacgtactgttcaggggagtgatgttgctgggagtgcgagtgatgttgctgggagtgggagtgctggtgctgcgagtggtgttgctgggagtgtgagtgctgttgctgggagtgtgagtgctgttgctgggagtgggagtgctgttgctgggagtgtgagtgctgttgctgggagtgggagtgctgttgctgggagtgggagtgctggtgctgggagtgggagtgctgttgctgggagtgggagtgctggtgctgggagtgctggtgctaggagtgtgagtgctggtgctaggagtgggagtgctggtgctaggagtgggagtgctggtgctgggagtgctgctggtggcgcagttgctgatggggtggatggtggtggcgtgcttgctggtgggcagcttttggaggctcttccattggaagaaggagagtccagtcagcaccagccaagctctgaccctaaacctgctcggaagaaacgtgtggagaagccacgtaatcctcgcttcaatgaccaggaaaatacagctcttgtcactggcattctggagcactatgacagtatatatggacatttactaggtaagtgtacctttacatttattattcaaatacatgtgatcctaggtcatctgagttttgttcatatgcaaatatgggttcagaatatctttctatgttaattagtctggaaacacagctttttatcatgccttacaaggacaactaaacacaggcggtcaatttgccataactgcatacaatatgaatgcaaccttgcttacatgtataggtttagtagtgaatgctcatgtgcttcacatattacacctaaaacagcatgtttgctatctcttggaacagctagcagtgtaggaaactggtgcttctattattattaatttacctcatatattttatatgtttttcaagggcggacaagttcatcaagcagaaaagaaatgtgggacacaatagtcattggtgtcaatgcgtgtgggaatcatgtgagggacaagcggaattgtcacaagagatttgatgatattaggtcaaaattgaaaaagaaaatacaacagcaacgcgtgcatgctactggcactggaggtgggccgacaccacaacgtctcatattaactccattggaggagctgcttcgggcaaaattacttcccgtcgtcgtggaaggcttacctggtgaccgggatattggaatttatccctcacaatttccaccaggtgagaaatattactgtactaggcgtgtcgttgcttacagttattttgcatatttacactgctttttatactgtcttcacaatataagcatacctgcatctatatatgtatatatctgattctgtatatgtatatatatcaaaatagacatatatgttgtagtcctactaaaagcagtaactaatatagcacgtgccattgcgtgctcatttacatgtgaattcccaaaatgcattgctgcagtggaagcaattgatggtgggcgaagatggggaacaacagggtagtacacatgtgtaacacatgctaatgagaaattattactagctacaggtacagaacataaatatgtataatattattgtgtattttatttattttactccgacaaacatgacattactgcctattttaagcatgcatcaaatatattgcatgcaacggcctacaaacatcacttgcactaacacatctatagttgtttatgaaaaggtccatttttgctttaagtcatatacagacagcataatgaggcacacgtatcatatgttatgtcattgttttcataacttaaaaactgcacacgactatttagctcatctaccattgtgttaaagcagctgcaattaatatctcatcacagcatacacttcaacagagggggtggggttcagcacacacactaattacaggctcattttagggtcaacttagttcacaccattttcacctgtttcaagtaattgaaaggtgtggctgattaggctttttggggaagggaataccgttcttacaacctgactagcacaactgaagttaatcacactcatttgaaagcttaactttagctactaaatgccccaacaactcattacttatcaaagcgtacgtcacacattagttcactcatatctatagttgaactactatcaacgacacattatcacacactgcatgtgttgtcttgttgagtcacagccacattcaggtgtgccacatcttatattaatgtaccacacatatcctctaccaaaaacaacactttttgcaatatgaccaccttcatgataaccattgtgaatggtcatctcatgatagttatgtacattatgatactgatatcactacacaacatatgatttttatgtacaaatttaatctatttatcctcacgcattactgcagaaccatagtatgttgtatgttagggaactcaaaacttctaagtacacaggcatgtacattgttattacaactatttatgttcactttcacacacacattttgggtaaaggaactgatgctgttaggtactcataaatacagaacatacaataactgtttgttcaatatttacacatgtaaatgtaaaacttatgttattgttaaatatagttgcccctggaggacatgtgtcacctgagacagaacaagtgtcttcacctgggtcagccagctcaacacacctagaaggtgagtgtatcagttggtggccatataatatgtgctcttctatatgttatgttgtcatgttcattatttgttttgcacatcttctttaaataggattacttagtgtatgtgaaaatgaagtgtaaggcaacatgtattgtgttagtgatgttaactatcatgtaggagttgtgagtttacagcaagttttcattcactcatatttcatactgagtccaaacattattcttaagtcaaggtagtttttaatgtgaggttataaaacgtatggaaacatgttagttgttacttatgacacagtagaattacatagtaacacagcagagattaacatgccatttaataatgtgtacatttatttgtagaacatgatgatgaggattatgatgatgatgatgatgatgatgccgccatagacacacaaatacaagcaagtgaccatgaagaggttccaattgaaactgttttaccgccaaatcgtccagcaaataccacatacgatgcaattgtagcttctgagggaaaaattgtggaagcagaaaatcgtcgccattctgacctgatgacagtgctggaaaggatgattgcactgcaggaagaaacagtttcacaattggcacatctccacagagtcttcattgaagtgcctaaacagttgcaaaaaatcaacacctcattcgaagcattagttgttcagcaaacacaagctaattacttgagaatgactaatgtaccacaattcaacttgaacacctcacaggcaggatctgttcatgctggtcagttttcaccacatgcttctgatcttcattcaccaggtccgaatgttaccggtcaagtagcagacattgctgtgcaggttcctgacgacatcctaccgctgccatcagtacaaaatcagcagctgacacctacaaaggaggccacaaaaacaaaacacaagcagttactactgaccagtttctggtcaaaaacaacaaaagacacacatgaaacagaccaaccatcacttgtgcagtgtctaccaacttgctcacatgtgtcagtgggcacaagccctgtcggtgagtcactggccacaagccctgtccgtgaacagtcactacccaaaagccctgtaggtgagtcactgcccaaaagccctgtaggtgagtcactgcccaaaagccctgtaggtgaatcactgcccaaaagccctgtaggtgaatcactgcccaaaagccctgtaggtgaatcactgcccaaaagccctgtaggtgagtcactggccacaagccctgcccgtgaagtgccagaggccactcaaagtggctctgttgtggctaaagttgttggcaaacgaaaaaggaaaattcaagagacaacaagcaggcctgttactcgctctcaaaaggaacaaaaaaaataaattatataattcacaaaatatgtctttggccttgttttgttgacttcagattatctaattaatattgtatgtatgctgaagactgtgttgtttccaaactttcaagtacgTTCTTGTatacgtgaagttttggaaatgttaacactcgtaattaatgaatagtgttataaatatttatgtattaatcgtctgttcagtaatggtccaccaggagccagttgctaagtttagagaagctgccattgactgtgcagcaaaacattgcatttgggtgtgttacttgaagtaatcattgcatgtgcatattattcacatgcaattataaaagcacctatttaactgcaaacatctttcttgtagtacgtgtacagcaggattttgtgttaaatattacttacctttgctggccattgtaatgttgtcctttaatcatttatgtgttcttgtttcaagaacatctctgaatttatactaatatatatgtagtatgtatggatatatgcacacacacacacacacacacacacacacacacagacacacacactgtgtgtgtgtgtctgtgtgtgtgtgtgtgtgtgtatgtatatatagtactatctaaactggtatagatgtatttacaaaaaacatacacttcatgcttccttgtgaaaacacagtattttaataatacaggcctaatgtttgagaactatactaagtgtgagcctctaacattattgggcgcaaacaaatgtttattacttaattcactcatgtttatcaccatttaaataggtttcatacaaggcctacttactgccatcaatatgttgtgtgtactcctgcaatataaaaaaaaaaaaaaaaaattatatatatatatatatatatatatatatatatatatatatatatatatatatatatatatatatatatatatacacacacacacacacacacacacacacaatatacactttatatatatatatatatttatgagagatatatatttatatatatatatatagatacacacgtatttaaactcatgcagacagggagttaaccagactttcaaatacacacagaaatgtatgcgggaaaaaaacatttcattttgcaggtgtgtgtatttactgatatggctgtctaagcactattttcacacagtgctctttgttatttgtcaagaaaactcaatgttactgaattaaaagtgtaggaatgttttcagaaacgagataaaaaaaggatacatgtttgtcccacatgcggctatcacaaaccacaaatgttcaagcaattaaaactacacatccaattggcgtttgaaataaggagttacagtttatagttttgttgaccttgaaaaggaaacacagcaatttgttagccattgagcagtttcattttgatgagcaaagaacagatacctgcacacatcttttgtgctagtctgcaatggctgatgaattcgtgaaaaatatgaatccgaatttagggtataaatacatggtatcagaagctattttgagaacatgcggacaccaagcgagcacacgccaaatctatgatttgattcgagcaaaatatccttattaccaagaccgtgggcatgcgcgcaattttaattcctcaataagattcactttatcaactaatgacttttttgaacgtgtgcaggataagctagaagacaactatggtttctggaagattgccaaagaaaaacatttcaccgtgaaagagggcacatatattgtggttaaaggcatatttattcctaatgccaatagcaatggatccgctactactgttccgtgtgaatcgatacctgctgcaatatctgcaccctccattcctgaaacccacattgtacaacaacaaaactactatgattatgtaccaagcctttcagctgaaaatgcattggaatgggtacccgaagaaatgaacctacctcccgaccaattgtttgaagaaagcagtggcgattcctatgagcgcttcatggaggagatgtgtgtcatactggattcagcgggtgggtcaagcgtggatgaaaaagccttgcatttctggagcgaacaGTTGCAGCCAGatgaagagttaattctagaagaatggtaaatataacaaccgttatgcgttgactctgcgtttaaatgttttttttttttgtaaccaccattttccctttcaatgcgtggatacagcgtaacattgcagactgcataacatgtagcgatcacaaagaaattgtttccgaatacaatatagtagaacctgaaagagtagtacacattgctgacggaataaatatacgtactttcctatcactttaaacatattagcaacattttaccataactctaacacatacctgttttgttatcatgcaacatctacaacatttaaaagtgggtccaccacgtatgacgtgggacccttgtcatggcccaaggcgtccttaaaaaggattacggatgtaagtcccgcccccaagcgacgtgcgcgcctcaaagcctattggctgtcatgttttgttatagtaacggtaactgcagtgtgtcatgtgtgcggctcagtgtttgtaggcgtcaactgggcgttagccgaatgttaattgagtgggaggagtgttagcgtgcgtttcacgctggtttaacatgatgtcacacgtattgcatttgcgcattgtgttatcggccgtcctttctgtccaaacacgtctgtttaaaaagaatacagatgtactcgtttagaacgaatgtagtttcgtattcattgtatttgaaataaagattttatgtctaatggtattttcaagatgtattgaacgcacaacgtacgctttgttttgcgcatacgctaacagttagtgcagccaagcgtgaagtgcgtgcgcacactaagatgtgcgcgcacatttttcagtatacaggaaacgttcacttcatatacatagttatgcctgctacaaatttaaagaaacattacatactgatgtacacttgtacttctaacatataagtgagtgacgtgtgtatgtacacaatcatatagagctgtgtaacgcgttgtcacggatacatatatagtaaggtgccatatttgaccatcatgtgtttgctgtatttcagagatgtcagggaagatacaatcggatcaatgtatgatttcagaagagtctacctttatatgagatgattgtgaggaggagccaccgactactatactacatatggaactaattttatattgcttgcagcgcttattaacaaacaattaaaaatgtgatacccttatgcctatattgcataagcacttaattaacataatgatgttgcaaaagagtgcctcatgaatttttattgagtgttctttaatgactactatcattttatggcatggtgtgttttatatataacaaccattcccactctgctaacacatttgtgtattctattgtgtaatggaacgtatgactgtcgaaactatgtaacaataataataataataataataattataatatgagcatgttcatgtatagcgctgctagttgtacacagcgctttacagacacatttttcaggctgaggtccctggcccgtggaacttacaatttattttttgccgcctgaggcacagggagataaagtgacttgcccaaggtcacaaggagccgacaccgggaattgaaccagactcccctgcttcaaactctcagtgccagtgtgtgtctttactcactgagctactccttctcccaatgtaaaggacacttacaaccaactagccatttattgttaaaaatctcttgttacatgggtatgttgataaaatagtttgggactgtagcaaataatgttattggccagatgttgtggtcccctacaatgcatgatgttctgaatatgacatcaacatcatgtaatgaagtacgtttctgtgtatatttcattaacctaactaactatagtttactgtgtttattaaacgttctaaaaatacatagtatagtcaatatgatgatataagctaccataataaagctggtgttatcatttgtcggtgttatacatggatcctacacaaattgatacagacacaaacagttgtcttaaaaagtgtgtctatgctaatgtgcacgtgattgacgttacaattgtgagaatacttgataattatcatcatgataatgatgaagtgacgtgatttatattgcaaaaatattaccaacattgtcatattggtaaattagaaatgctaaatgacagtaacatttgcaacaaaattgtgttttctgttaacagttttacacttggtacatgtaggacacatccacacacgtgtgacttatacatacacatgtaacaaatttaaattaatgttgactattaattcctagcattaaaaaacacctacattgctaaatataagatgtagtacgcattgttgtgattacaggcattcatgcatggagtgttatgatcagtcaatttcatccgtgatgaatgagctcccgtaagtatataaataagtacagttatccccttgtctccaaacacctctactgtatattacattaatggaatttataaggaaacatacataaaatgtgatgaaatgggagtaatcattttctaatacaatgcacatgaaagctcaagagtagctaaatgcatatacatgatacagaaagtacatatatgttacatttgtgtttaaaccaatatgttgggttttgacttcaaataattatactgcaccgacacactttattcgagcaaatacccagtatgtacctggcagatacctggaatgcgccgctcctcacctctgacaagccccgttgcgtttgccttcccagcctgggttcatgcctggctgacgggcggctgatctcttaaatgataatgattaggatttaataggctgcaatgcttcgcgtgtctaccagatggcataaattcatgaattgtaatgcagtatatatatatatactgtgcagtattgcagccagcgggaataaaatgcttcaatccctgcttggaaaataacccaatgcactcgggcagaaaacagtcacaaacctcaatacacccgggtatacccgaattcgtgggactagccgagctcgaataaagtgtgtcgccagtgtaggaagattgatgtaggcacatcttatgagagatgtcagcaaatactgcaccgacacactttattcgagcaaatacccggtatgtacctggcagatacctggaatgcgccactcctaacctctgacaagccccgttgcatttgccttcccagcctgggttcatgcctggctgatgggcggctgatctgttaaatgataatgattaggatttaataggctgcaatgcttcgcgtgtctaccagatggcataaattcatgaattgtaatgcagtttatatatatatactgtgcagtattgcagccagcgggaataaaatgcttcaatccctgcttggaaaataactcaatgtactcgggcagaaaacagtcacaaacctcaatacacccgggtatacccgaattcgtgggactagccaagctcgaataaagtgtgtcgccagtgtatacataccatgatcagtcatactggagatatacctataatgcaaaggaaccatatataaattgcaaacattgacatgccatcttcagtaccgtaaacaacacagcaaagtgtgtatttggtgttgaatgtgcaacaccatgtatatttaatgacattcaaaatgtaaatcagcctggtgtacacatcatatggatgtacatgttacactgcaccaataacattgtatgtaagcatactagaagcatgaatgagtatgggcataatatgtgtattgtgttagcataaggaacaacacaatgctaaaatattagtgatttgttaccccagttgtattcacatacacacaactaaagtacaattgaagagggattatataacctgtgcaacaataacatacctgtgccacatccctttgtgcacacagcagagaaaagaaaggtgtgcaacccatattcatctgtgtcctaccagaagggtatataaaaaaacattattgttaagataacataatgtaagtataaaagtagaacttggaacatatatgtttttacttacaagaaaaaaatgaattgatgagattctggcgtgtctggccaccactggctgtttgttcattttcagcagctacatgggtgggatgctcgtctaccaaaggctcagctaggtctgattgtacattgtgcctgagtgcaacattgtgcaaaatgcaacaggcaaggataatatcagacactttttgaggcttgtatagaagagccccaccagttctgtccagacacctaaatctggtcttgagtaggccaaatgtcctctctataacagatcttgtagatatatgggctgcattgtacctctcctctgcttcagtttgagggtttagcaccggagtcaagagccacggcctaattccgtatcctgagtcacctataatgaatggagcacacataagctgacattagtgataagattctacaatgccaacattcctacataaaaatgtgttttgtgttagaacatgtaaatgtgtactcacccagcagccaaccatgttcaaaatgtccctcttcgaacgcatggaagactgaagagttcctcaggatagaggaatcgtgactggaaccagggaatttgggtaccacatgcattatcctcatcgtggcatcacata
It encodes:
- the LOC142494729 gene encoding uncharacterized protein LOC142494729; the encoded protein is MWDTIVIGVNACGNHVRDKRNCHKRFDDIRSKLKKKIQQQRVHATGTGGGPTPQRLILTPLEELLRAKLLPVVVEGLPGDRDIGIYPSQFPPVAPGGHVSPETEQVSSPGSASSTHLEEHDDEDYDDDDDDDAAIDTQIQASDHEEVPIETVLPPNRPANTTYDAIVASEGKIVEAENRRHSDLMTVLERMIALQEETVSQLAHLHRVFIEVPKQLQKINTSFEALVVQQTQANYLRMTNYVLVYVKFWKC